One Candidatus Nitronauta litoralis genomic window, GGGATGGGGATAAAACCGTCGATGGCCGTGAAGGAGTATTTCAGCTCACATCATCCTCCCTGGTCAATGCAGACATTGGAAAGGCCATGTATGTGTCAGATGACCAGACGGTAACAAAAGCATCTACGACCCATCAGGTGATGGCTGGTGTGCTGGTCGCAAAAGATAGTGCAACGAAGGCGTGGATTGCTATTGGCGTCCATGCTCGGGTAGCAAAGGCGGTCGCGTTTGTCACGCAGGACGATGCAGACGCCCAGGGGGCGACCTACGTTCAGGTCGATGCTAACACCGTGGCTGATTTGGCCAATGCCAACAAGGCGGCAATCAACGCCATCATTGCCGTCCTGCAAAGCGCAAAGTTGATCGGCTAGTCAGGCTGATTCAAAAATAAAAAAATAAGGAGAAACACAACATGCTTGTCAACGCGTCAGTGATTCAGGGGTTGTTCACCAACCTCAAAACAACTTTTAACAAAGCATTTGCGGCAGTTGAGCCTGTTTGGCCAAAAATAGCAATGGAGGTGCCTTCTACCGGTGCATCCAACGATTATTCCTGGCTGTCAATGTTTCCAAAAATGCGTGAGTGGATTGGCGAAAAATATGTCAAGGCTCTTGAGGCATTCAATTACCAGCTTGTGAATCGTGATTTTGAGGCAACGGTCGAGGTGAAACGTAAACATATTGAAGATGATCAGATTGGCATCTATTCGCCATTGGCCAAGGATGCGGCCCACTCCGCAAAGACCTGGCCAGATGAGCTGATATTTGAAGTGGTTAATGGGGCTTTTGCCAGTCTTTGTTTTGATGGCCAGTATTTTATTGATACCGATCACCCCGTTGGAGACGGAGTTGTCTCGAATAAAATCACGGTGAAGCTGAAAGCGGGAACGCTGGCCGAAGCGCAGGCCTCTTTCGGGGCAGCTAAAACCAAAATGCGTGAATTTAAAGATGATGAGGGTCGACCACTTGGATTGCGCCCAAATGTATTGCTGGTGCCGCCTGCACTGGAGGACACCGCAAACCTACTTATGGACAGCGAACGACTCCAGGACGGCAAGCAAAACCCTTACAGGAATTCTGCTGAGGTGGTTGTGGGTGATTATCTGACTGATCCAGATGCCTGGTTTTTGCTGGACACCACGCGCCCTGTAAAACCCTTTATCTTTCAGCCAAGGAAGAGGCCTGTCTTTGTTTCCCAGGTCAACATGGAAAGCGATGATGTGTTCATGAAAGCTGTTTACAAATACGGTGCAGAATCAAGGGGTAATGCCGGGTACGGATTCTGGCAATTAGCGGTCGGGTCAGACGGTTCTACGGGTTAAGTCTTAATCCTTAGCTTTAGAGGTCGAATTTATGCCGGGGTTATCTAACCGTTAACCCCGGCATTTATAAAAATAAACAAAATGGAGTATCCACAATGCCTTTAAAAATTACATGCCAGAAAGATGGTTTCTGCCGTGGTGGTCAAAAACATTACCGGGCCGAGACAATCTGGCCGGATGAAACATTCAATGAAGAACAGCGTCAACAGCTCATGGAGGAGCCTCTGCTGCACGTTGTTGTTCTGGAAAGTCCGGAGCCAGAGGAAAATGAAAGTGGTTCCAACGGCGGAAAAAAGGATAACAGCGGCTCTTCTTCTGAATTGCTAAAACCACCCTACACAGAAGAGCAGCTCAAGGGTATCGATTGGTCTGATCTAACCAAAATGCTGGGTGATGAATATAGGCCGGGCATGAACAAGGAAACCGTTATCAAAATGTTGTTGGAGAAAAAAGGGGCGGTTTCTTAAATGCCTTACTGCGCCCAAACCGACATCGAGCAGATGCTGCCGCCTGATGAGCTGATCCAGCTCACAGACGACAGTGGGCTCGGTGTTGCCAACACCACGGTGATCGCCGCCGCGATCAACAAAGCTGATGAACTGATCGACAGCTACGTTGGCAAGGTCAAGACGGTACCGCTATCGCCTGTGCCGGGCATCATTAAAAATCTTTCTGTGACCCTTTCGATCTGGTTTCTTCATGAACGCAGAGGGCTTGATGATGAAGTTCGGCGCAGAGCTTTTGAGGATGCCGAAAAGCGGCTGGATTCGATATCTAAAGGAAAGATCACCCTGGGCGAAGAGGAAGCAACCGCTCCCGATGAAACCACGGAAGGAGATTCGGTAATTTATCAGGCACCTGAAAGAAATTTCACGAATGAAACGATGAAGGATTTTTGAAATGTCAGCGGAAATCGAAGACATAGAGGATTTGGTATTGGCCGCCGTCAACGCGGCACCGCTCAACACTTATTGCAAGGTGTTCGAGCGTTATGACGGTCAGTTCAATGTTGACGATGTGAACAAGATCAAATCCAGACTTCCCGCAGTCTTTGTTGCGTGGACCGGTGACCGCTTTGATGAGCAAACACCCTTCACCACCTACATGGACAATGCCAACGTGTCTGTGGTGGTGGCCGCTTCCAACCTGCGCGATGATCACGCTTCAAAACTTGGCAATACCGGGGCGTTCAAAATGTTGGGGGATGTTAAAGACTTGCTCCACAAAAAACAGCTCGGCATCACAGGTTCTTATCCGCTGATTCTCACGCGTCGGGTGCCGTTGATCGATATACCAGGTCTTGCGGTATTCGGCCTGGATTTCAACCTTAAATTTCTGGATTAAAAATGGAAAACAAAATGATCATGACCCAGCGATCAGGCGGGGTGACCATAAAAAAGGCGAAGCCTAAACAGGACCCGCCCAACGAAAAGCCAACCGAGCGGCCTTACACCCGCGCCGAACTTGAGAAGATGAGCATGAAACAACTTCGAGAAATCGGCACACCCCTTGGCGCGTGGGACACATCAGCTAAAGAGTTGATCGAAGAAATCCTGGTCGCTCAGGAGAAAGGAAAAACCAATGGCTCTTAAAAAAGTTTCACTGGTCCTTGCTAAACAGGAAGTGACCTACGGCACAGACCCCGTTCCCGTTCCAGGCGCCAATGCCATTCTGGTGAGTAGCCCAGAGGTGAAGGTCGATGGTGAAAGGCTGGTGCGCGAGTTTGACAGTGCCACCCTGGGTGCATTAGGCCATGTGATTGGCATCAAAAGTGCCACAGTCACCTTCTCGACAGAGCTTAAAGGTAGTGGCACGGCCAATGCCGGTGGCGCGGGCGATGTTCCAGAAATCGATCCGTTGCTTCAGGCGTGCGGATTTGCTCTCACGGCCACCGCTGAATCCGGAGGTGGCGTTGGAGATGGCGACCTTACCTATGACCCGGTTTCAACCAATCGAAAATCCGTCACACTTTATATTTACCTGGGCGATGTGCTCCACAAAATTACCGGCGCTTATGGGAATTTCAGCCTCGATCTGAATGCTGGTAAACACGGCGTGATCAATTGGGAGTTTCAGGGTCTCTATATCAAGCCGACCGATGCGGCGATCCCAGGGGGAGCTGCGTACAACGCCCAGGCTCCGTGGCCGTACCTTTCTGCCAATCTCACCCTCGGTGCGTACAGTCCAATATTCGAAGGTTTGTCAATCGACATCGGAAACTCGCTGTCCGTCCGAAAAGATGCCAATTCCGGATCCGGTGTGGTCGGTGTCTCCATCACCGAACGCGACGTCAGTGGTTCCCTGAACCCGGAGTCAGTGCCAGAGGCAACGCATCCATTCTGGACCGATTGGGAAAATGCAAACTCTAAAGCATTGTCCACTCTCATTGGTGGCATTGACGGCAACAAGATCACCATCACCGCGCCCAAGGTCCTACTCAATGAAATCAACTGGGGGGATCGTGACGAAACCCGCATTTACGAAACGCCCATCACCCTGGCGCGAAACTCCGGGGATGATGAAATCAAAATAAAATTCCATTAGCCCCTTTCTCCCCCTTGTAAAGGGGGCCGAGGGGCTTCTTCCAAAACATATAGAAAGGCAAATTGAAATATGAAACCCGTATTAATGGATAAAGAGATTCACTACGTTCCAGAATGCGATCGCAATTTACCAACCGAGGATCAAACCATTTTTCTTTTGAAACCCCTGTCTGCAAAAGACGCGGCATCCATGCAGGACAACGTTACCCAAACCAAACTTGGCGGAAATGATGGGGATACCGTGATGTTGATGCAGTCCGGTACCCAGGCGTTGAACGCCTTAAAAAAAGGTCTCGCCGGATGGGAAAATTTCAAAGACGCACACGGCAAAGAAATTGAGTTTCGGCACAACAATGGAGCGCCTCGACCTGAAATGTTTGATTTGATCCCCGCAAAAGTCAGGCAGGAACTTGCCAACGTGATCATAGAAGGGTGTGACATTTCGGGGGAAACGGAAAAAAACTGAGGTTGGTGGCAGAGGGTAGCCTTGCCGGGTTGGATTGCGCCACCTGCCACCACAAAGACTGTGACGGGGGCAAAGGCTTGTGCCCGCCTTATGAATACAACGGGGAACCGATAACAGGTTGCCCGTTAAATTATGCCACGGCAGAAACCAGGATGATGATGCGGTATTTCAAGCACTATCAAAATGGTTTCCTGCCGACACAAGGCGGGATCACCGACCAACCAAATATCCTGATGCGGGCGTTTGAAATTTTAGATTCAATCGTCGCCGAGCACAGGGAAGAAGAAGCCGAACGGGAAAGACAAAGAGCAAAACGAAATGGCAGATAAAGCAGCAGAGCTCAGTATCATCATGCGGGCAAAGGATCAGGCCACTAAAATCATTCGGCCAATCCAAAAGCAGCTATTGCGCCTCCGTGCTTTTGCTAGAGACAATGCTGCTGAAATTGCCCGAGTCGGTAAAGCGGCTCTGGCCACCAGTGCCGCCGCTGGGGTGCTGTTCACCGCTGGGATCGTTCAGGCTGCAAACTTCCAGCAGTCGATGGCGGATGTTAATGCCATTGTCAACGCCACGCCCGGAGACCTTCAAAAAATATCCGCCTCCGCTCGTGAGATGGGTGCCACCACCGCTTTTGCGGCCAGTGAAGCGGCAACAGCTCAATTTCTTCTCGCTCAATCCGGACAAAAGACCGGTGAAATCATTGAAACCCTGCCAGCGGTTATTGCCCTGGCCTCTGCACAAAGTCTGGATCTTGCTTTTGCCACAACGGTGGTCACCGATGCGCTTGGACAGTTTCAATTGCAGGCGGATCAATCCGCTCGTGTGTCCAACGTTCTGGCCGCAGCTACTTCCAATTCCAAAACCAATTTAAGCCAGTTGCAATTGGCTATGAGGCAATCTGCTCCCATTGCGGCATCCCTTGGACTTTCCATTGAGCAAACGGTTGGTGCTTTGGCAGGGTTTGCCCAGGGCGGTACCAAAGGCGAACAGGCAGGCACGAAATTACGCACCGTCATTTCCAGGCTTATTGCGCCTGCCGGTGAAGCTGCGGAAATTTTAGAGAAGAACGGGATCTCCGCATTTAACGCCCAGGGAGAATTTCTTTCCTTTGTCGACATCCTGAAACAGTTTGAAGCGGCCAATTTGAGCGCGGCGGATATTGTCCGGGTCTTTGGTGAAGAGGGAGGCCCTGGCCTTGTCACCTTGTTATCAGTTGGATCCGCAGAAGTGGATCGGCTCACCAACGCCATCACCGGCACCAATGAAGCGGCCCGGCAGGCCAAGGCCCGTCTGGATTCATTAGCGGGGGATTTTAAAATTCTCAAATCTGCAGTGGAAGAAGCCTTGATTTCTATTGGAGAGTTTCTCCTTCCTGTTTTGCGCGGTTTGGTAACTATCGTCAACAAAGTGGTTGATATTTTCAATTCGCTTCCAAAACCCATTCAACAATTCATTGTTGTAGTCGGTCTGGCTGTCACGGCTGCCACAGCCCTGGTCGCCGTAGGTGCATTGTTGTTTGCTGTCCTGTCTCCGCTCATTGCGGCTTTTGGTGGTATTGCGGCGGCGGTAACAGGGCTCGGGATAACATTAATAGCCCTTACGGGTTTCTTCGCCGCTTTTATTGATGTGGTGATTGGCCTGGGAAATAACTTAACCGGTATGGGCACCAAGACAGATGATGTGACCGATGCCCTGAATAAAATGAACAAGAAGGTTGCCGATACCCGAGAGGAATCAAAAAACCTAAGGGAAGAAATCGAAAAGGTTAAACAACAAAATGAAGAACTAAAAAAGACCCAGGACAAATTGAACAGTCCGGAGCACCTCGAAGCGGTTAAAAAAATCAAAGGGCAATTAGCCGAAGAGCAGAAAACAGTTGAAGAATTAAAAAAGGAACTGGAAAAGGTCAAAGAAGTGCGTGAGGGCCTTTTGGAAGTGACCGAAGCGGAAACCAAGGCGATTGAAAAAAATACGGATGCCGTCAAACAGGCGGTGGTTGAAGAAAAACGATTGGCCGCTGAAAAAGAAAGATTGAAAGAAAAAATGGAGGCCGAGAAAAAAGCCGCGCAGGAACTCGACCGGGCCTTTTCTACCCTGGGCATTCAAAACCTCACCAAGGAAGCGGAGGATTTAAACAAAGCCTTCGAAACGATTCAGCAGTCCGGCACCGTTTCAGGAGAAGACACCGAGCGTGCCTATGAGGCTCTTCAGTTGCGACTGGAAGAATTGACCGATACCTCTAACGTTTACCGCGATGGGCTCCAGCAAGAGTTGGACGTGCTGCAACGCCGCCGTGCCATTGTGGCCGATGCGCTTCAAGGCGAAATCGCCGCCCGTCAGGCGGTTGAGCAAATGTTGCAAAGAAATGTCGAGGCGCAGGAGCGGTCTGTACAAAAAATA contains:
- a CDS encoding head protein; this translates as MLVNASVIQGLFTNLKTTFNKAFAAVEPVWPKIAMEVPSTGASNDYSWLSMFPKMREWIGEKYVKALEAFNYQLVNRDFEATVEVKRKHIEDDQIGIYSPLAKDAAHSAKTWPDELIFEVVNGAFASLCFDGQYFIDTDHPVGDGVVSNKITVKLKAGTLAEAQASFGAAKTKMREFKDDEGRPLGLRPNVLLVPPALEDTANLLMDSERLQDGKQNPYRNSAEVVVGDYLTDPDAWFLLDTTRPVKPFIFQPRKRPVFVSQVNMESDDVFMKAVYKYGAESRGNAGYGFWQLAVGSDGSTG
- a CDS encoding DUF1320 domain-containing protein — protein: MPYCAQTDIEQMLPPDELIQLTDDSGLGVANTTVIAAAINKADELIDSYVGKVKTVPLSPVPGIIKNLSVTLSIWFLHERRGLDDEVRRRAFEDAEKRLDSISKGKITLGEEEATAPDETTEGDSVIYQAPERNFTNETMKDF
- a CDS encoding DUF1834 family protein, with product MSAEIEDIEDLVLAAVNAAPLNTYCKVFERYDGQFNVDDVNKIKSRLPAVFVAWTGDRFDEQTPFTTYMDNANVSVVVAASNLRDDHASKLGNTGAFKMLGDVKDLLHKKQLGITGSYPLILTRRVPLIDIPGLAVFGLDFNLKFLD
- a CDS encoding phage tail tape measure protein, which codes for MADKAAELSIIMRAKDQATKIIRPIQKQLLRLRAFARDNAAEIARVGKAALATSAAAGVLFTAGIVQAANFQQSMADVNAIVNATPGDLQKISASAREMGATTAFAASEAATAQFLLAQSGQKTGEIIETLPAVIALASAQSLDLAFATTVVTDALGQFQLQADQSARVSNVLAAATSNSKTNLSQLQLAMRQSAPIAASLGLSIEQTVGALAGFAQGGTKGEQAGTKLRTVISRLIAPAGEAAEILEKNGISAFNAQGEFLSFVDILKQFEAANLSAADIVRVFGEEGGPGLVTLLSVGSAEVDRLTNAITGTNEAARQAKARLDSLAGDFKILKSAVEEALISIGEFLLPVLRGLVTIVNKVVDIFNSLPKPIQQFIVVVGLAVTAATALVAVGALLFAVLSPLIAAFGGIAAAVTGLGITLIALTGFFAAFIDVVIGLGNNLTGMGTKTDDVTDALNKMNKKVADTREESKNLREEIEKVKQQNEELKKTQDKLNSPEHLEAVKKIKGQLAEEQKTVEELKKELEKVKEVREGLLEVTEAETKAIEKNTDAVKQAVVEEKRLAAEKERLKEKMEAEKKAAQELDRAFSTLGIQNLTKEAEDLNKAFETIQQSGTVSGEDTERAYEALQLRLEELTDTSNVYRDGLQQELDVLQRRRAIVADALQGEIAARQAVEQMLQRNVEAQERSVQKIKEFKNQINQIAVGREDILFEVSIKGLDNPEKLQARIQKVARDASVINAGGDDISKKVSSFQKLIDMNATFIRQSEAGSQNEKAALAIDLQLRNQQQNLIQKQTKSEEQNQQNLQSQSDQLLTVKDNAIAALEPLQQIDEAIKNLKLEIDTKSLDEAVKKAQKTREKFESTFGKPITQIVKVVEQTGKASKEAVKKTDASKSDGASGGGKSSGGSGEAEASFAVGVRNVPRNMLAQLHKGEAVLNRDTARNFRAGAFKGAGASFGDININLPPGATIDRNTVRRFIIPELKKAGLKNAFGPGRK